The sequence below is a genomic window from Microbacterium abyssi.
CGCGAGCTCCCGATCCAGGTCGGCGAGCGTGTCGAGCACGGTGATGGTCATGATGGAAAGTCGTCGCACATCGAGCACGAGGGTGCGCACCGGAACTGGCCGGCTCGTGACGAGGTCGATAATCGCCCGCTCGTTCGACAGCGCGTTCGCCGTGTACATGCCGCGTCCCAGCAGGACGATGAGCACGGCGCCGCGTTCGGCGACGATGTCCAGCTGCGGGACGTTCAGCTCCCTGAGGACCAGGATCAGGGTGATCACGACGCCGGCGGCGACGGCCGTGAGAAGGCCGGAGGTCAGACCGAGCACGGCGACGACGAGAGCCACCCAGAAGTCCAGCGGGCTGATGCGGGCCCAGCGCACCAGGAGCGGGATGTCGATGAGACCGGCGACCGCGACCAGCACCATGGCGGCGAGCGTCGCCTGCGGCAGCAGCGAGACGGCCGGCCCGAGGAAGAGCGCGACGAGGATCGCCAGGCAGACCGTCACGACCGTAGCCAGCTGTGTCCTGGCGCCGGCGGTCTGGTTGACGGCGCTCTGGGAGAAGCCGCCAGCCGCCGGCAGCACAGTGAAGAAGGCGCCCGCGATGTTGGCCGCGCCTACGGCCAGGAGTTCCTGATCCGCGTCGATCGCGGGTTCGGATGTTCGGCGGATGCTGCGCGCCACCGCGGCGGATTCGAGGAAGACCATGATGGCGATCGCGAGGGCGCCGGGGATCAGGGCGACGACGTGCGAGAGGTCGGGGATCCCCGGGACCGGCAGGCCGGCGGGTATAGGGTCGATCAGCGCTACTCCAGCATCCTCGATGTCCGTCAGCCACACCAGGACGATGCCGACAACGACCACGACGAGCGTTCCCGGCACCCGGGGCACGAAGCGTTTACACAGCACGATCACGAGAACCGAGCCAATCGAGAGTGCGACGGTCGGCCAGCTGACCCTGTCGAACGCTTCGATGGCACCCGCGATCGCGCGGAAGAACCCCTCCCCGGAGGGGTTGACGTCCTCGCCGAGCAGCTTCGGCAGTTGCCCGACGGCGACCGTGCCTCCCACTCCGATCTTCACGCCGAGCACGGTCGCGGCGCTGATGTTCTCCACCAGGGAACCCAGCCGCAGCAGCCGTGCCGCAAGCAGCATGAGCCCGACCAGCATCGCCAGCGCCATCAGCGTGCCGGCAGCATCCTCCGACTCCGCGGCGACCCCGGCCGTGACGAGGGTCGTGGCGGTGAGGGTGGCGATGGTCGACGTGGTCGACACGCTCATCGCGCGCGAGCCGCCCAGGAGCGCGTAAACGAGCATCGGGATGATGCACGTGTACAGCCCGACCTGCACCGGCAGGTTCGCGATCGTGGCGTAAGCCATCGCCTGCGGCACGACCACCGCGCCGGCTGCGAGCCCGGCAGTGAGGTCGTAAACCAGCCAGGAGCGCTGATATCCCGCGAGCGTCGGCAGCAGCAGCAGCCGCCGCCGCGTGCGGGCCTGCGCAGGGGGAGCGCTCATGTTGCATCCGGCGGGGCGACGTCGGGGAACACGGAGGCCCAGTCGTCGCGCACGCTGACGACCGTGTAGCCGCGCTCGGACGCTGCCCCGAGTGCCTTCTCGGCGCCCGAATCGTACGGGGTGTCACCACGGGCTGCGTCGTCGTCATGATGGATGAGGAGGGCGAGGCCGGCGCGCGGTCCGCGGCGCGCGAAATCCATCATCTCCATATCGCCGTTCGAGTTCCCGGCCGCGAACAGCGGACGTCGGCCGATCCGGCTCCAGATCCGGATCGGTTTCTGCGCGCCGTCATCGAAGAACGTCAGCGACGCGGCATAGCGGACCTCTGCGGCATCTTCGTCGTAGGTGAGGCCGTAAGCGGAGCCGATCACCCGCTCCGGAGGGATGCCGTAGTTCGCCTCAGTCATCGGTCGCATGAAATCGCGTTCCCCGCCCGAGACGATGTAACAGGTGAAGCCGTAGTGCTCGAGATAGCGGATCAGCTCGACCATCGGGCGGTAGACGACGTCTGCATACGGGCGCTTGAGAGTCGGATGCTGCGCCGAGGCGTAGAACGCCTGCACGGACTGCGCGTACTCCTCCACGCTCATGCCGCCGGTGAGGCCGACGAGTGCGTCCAGGATAACGGTCAGGTCGCCGTCATCTCCGCCGTAGTGCTTGTCGATCGCCGCTCCGAGCCAGCCGAGGTCGCCGCTCACGGCGGCCAGATAGGGCTGCCGCTCGGCGAGCGAAGGATCGTCCTCGGCGGCGGCGCGCCACTGCTGCACGACGTAGTGCAGCTGAGTGATCATCGGCTTCTCCGACCACAGGGTCCCGTCGTTGTCGAAGACGGCGACACGCTCTGCGGCGGGCACAGCATCCGGCCCTGTCGCGACCGATTCGACGAACGATTCGATGGCCCGACGGGTCTCGGTGTCGCGCCACGAGCGCAGATGGGTGGATTCGATCATGTCATCCTCAGATCTTCACCGGGAACGTCACCATCACCACGCATCCGGCGACAGCGACGACGATGGCCAATATCAGCAGCGACATCCGGATGCCGCGCGTGAGATCGCGCTGCGACATGGCGGTCAGGAAGAGAACAAGGGCGAACAACACGGTGAGGAGAGAGTAGTTGTCTCCGCGCTGGTTGTTGACGAGCGCTTCATCGAACTTCGCATCGGCGCGCGTCGAGAGTTCCTGAGCCTCGAGCGTGCCCGGCGGGACATACTCCGCCATCACCATTGGTCCGCGCTCGCTCCGCCCGCCCGCCTCCCACGCGTCGAACGCGGTCCGGAACTCGGGGGAGAAGCGCTCCTCGATGAAGGCCACGAGCTCCTCGCGCCCGTCTGCCTCGGCCAGCACCCACTGGGCGTAGATCGTGAGATCGTACAGCCGGGCGTCCCGCGCTTCGCCGTCGGCTGCGGCCGCTTGAATACGCGCGCTGGATGCCTGGCTGAACGAGATCGACATCTCGCCGCCCCACTTGGAGGCCTCGAACCCGCACCAGGCCGTGAGCACGGCGACGATCGACAGCACGAACACGGTCACGACGTCGAACGCCCTATGCCACCTGGATTCCTCCGCCATGATGTCCTCTCATCCACTCGCGCGGTCAGGGCAGCATCAGAAACTGCCGATGCCCTTGCCGATGACCACGACACCGAGAACGAGAAGGAGAACGGTCATGATGACCGCGTTCTCCCTCGAGAGCCACACGCGGAGCTCGTCCAGGGTCCCGGCGAGGCTCTTCGAAGCCACGAGATAGCCGATCACCGGGAGCAGCACGGTGCAGGCCGCCAGGAGCGTGAAGACGGCAACCGTGATGGTCACCTCACCGGTGCTGAGGCCTGCGCTGCCGATCGTCGCGCCCGCGCTCGCGGCGAGAAGTAGATTCTTGGGATTCACACCGGCGAGCAGCGCGCCGAGGCCGAACGCGCCGCCGAACGAGATGTGATCGACCGTCTGCATCCATTTCGGCATGTGCGGCTCATCGTCGGGGCCTGGCCGGCCCCGCCACTGCCGGAACGCGAGTAAGAGCATGCCGGTCCCGAGCAGCAACTGGATGACGCCCAGGATCGGCTTGGAGCCCGCCTCGGTCATACCCGGCAGGATCTGTGAGAGCAGCACGAACACCGTCGTCGCGATGACGATGCCGAGCACCCAGCCGATCAGGAACCCGACGCTCGTCGTTCGCGCCCTGGGCGAGAGCAGCATCAGCACCGCCGCGATGATCGGCACCGGACTGATCGCGATTCCCAGCGCCAGGGGCAGCGTCTGACCGATTGCAGGGCCCATTCGGCTTACCCGAGCAGCTTCGCCTTGGCTGCTGCGAACTCGTCGGGGGAGAGCACGCCGGACTGCATCAGCGATGCGAGCTGCTGCAGCTGCGTCGCGACATCCGTGCCGGCCGGAGCAGCCGCTGGGGCGGGCGCTGCGGCCGGCGCTGCTCCTGGAGGAGCGTACTGGGCTGCCGCCTGCTGCGCCGCCGCGTCGATCTGCGCCTGCTGCTGAGCGGCTTCGTACTGCTGCTGCTCGTACTGCTCCTGACTCTTGCGCTGCTGCGACCGTGCCATGCCTCCGGACACGGCCGAAGCCGTCCCTGCGACGACAGCGGTGCGTGCGGCGAGTCCGATCAGGCCGGGGCGGCCCATTCTGCGGAAAGGCATCTCATTCTCCTTCCTGCTCGACCAGGTCGAGCAGTGCGTTGACGATGGGGGCGGGTACTCGTTCGCTGCGCAGAACCACGCCGCCTCCTGCGGCGAGGCTCTCCGCGAGCGTGCGTGCGAACGCGAGTTCGAGGGCGATCAGTGCCGCTGACGACCCGGACGGAATCTGCTCGGCGAAGTCCTGGATGTCCTCCTCGCCGACGATGCCGGCAGACAGGATCTCGAGTTCGTCGAAACCGGTGCCCTTCTCGTTCTCCTCGACCTCGACGACTGTGGTGCTGCCGTCCTCCTCCTTGCGGAGGATGATGAAATCGAGAAGGCGGACCAAGCCGCTGTCGAGGAGGTCGGTGAGCGCCGCGAGTGTGCGCGGATCGGGCCGCTCACCTTCGAAGCCGACGAGGTGGAGCTCGACCGGCCCGTATCGGAAGTTGGTCATGTGAATCTTGTTCCTCTCTTCGATGGCATTCGCTGGGTGCGTTCCGATCACGGAGCCGGATCGCTCGGTCGGTCGGAGAGTTCGAGGACGGCGGCGCGGTTGGTCGGGAAAACCGGCTGCCCGGAGAGGATGCCGAGACGCTCGAGACGCGGGCGCGCCTCAGCGCGCATCCGGCTGAAAGCCAGTCGGATGCCGTTGTCGCTGAGCCATTCGGTAAGACTCTCGAACGATTCCGCGGCGGTGACATCGGTGTCCGTGACAGCCTCCATGTCGATGACGACCGTGTGCACCGTCCCGGGACCCGCCGCCGTGACAGCCGTCTTGATGGCCTCGGTGAACACGGCACCGTTGGCGAAGAACAGCGGGGCCGACATCCGCACGACGACCACGCCGGGTGCGGTCGTCGTGCCCTTCGGAGCATCGACCAGCAGTGAGTCCTGTGGGTCACCATCCGCGCTGAGTACGTCGATAGCCGGCGCCGATGCCCGCTTGGCGATGTTGATGAGCGACAGCACGAACGCGACGAGGATGCCGGGGATCGAGCCGATGAACAGCGTCACGAGGAAGCACACGGCGCCGATCACGAACTCGAACCTGTCCTGCCGCCACAGTCGCGCGAAGTCCTTGATGCCGAGCAGGGGAAGGATCGCCACAGCGACGATCGCACCGATCGCCGGAGACGGGATCTCTGCGAGCAGGCCGGTGCCGAACAGCAGCAGCAGAAGGGTTCCCACAGCGAGCACGAGCGATGGGAACTGGGTGCGAGAGCCGGCCTGATCCATGGCCGCCGTGCGGCTCGTCGATGATCCGACGGCGAAGCTGCCCTGGGCGCCTGCGGCGATGTTCCCGAGGCCGAATGCGAACAGATCACGGTTCGGGCTCGTCGGGTAGCCGCGCTTCTCGCCGTAAGCGCGTGACACCAGCAGTCCCTCCGCGGTGGTGACCAGCGTCAGCGCGATCGCCGACGGTACCAGTGCCAGCCACTGGATCCAGGTCAGCACCGGCCAGGTGAGGGTCGGCGGGCCCGCCGGGACCTCGCCGAGCACAGCTACCCCGGCTTGGTCCAGACTCGTCACCACGACGAAGACCGTCGCGGCGACCATCACGACGAGGGCCCACGGCACCGCGGCCATCAGCCGTCGGCCTCCGAGGAGGATGACCACGCCAGCCACAGAGATGAGGATCGACCAGCCGTTCGCGGTGCCGAGGCCGCCGACCAGGCCTGCGACCTTCTCCACGAACTCACCGCCGGAGTCGATCTTCACGCCGAGCATCTTGGCGATCTGCGAGACCAGGATGTCGAGGGCGAGGCCCCCGACGAACCCGACGAGAATCGGCTTCGACAGGAAGTTCGCCAGGAAGCCGAGCTTGAACACCGCCAGCAGCAGGAACAGCACGCCGCAGATGATCGCTTGCGCGAGCGCCATCGTCGCGTAGCTCTCCGAGCCGGCCGCGGCCAGCCCTCCGATCGAGGAGGCGACGAGCGCTGCGGCGGCGGCATCCGGAGATGCCACGACCTGACGCGACGACACCACCAGCGCGTAGATCACGGTCGGCACCACGAGCGCGTAGAGGCCCGCCGTCGCAGGAAGACCTGCGATCTGCGCGTATCCGATGTTGAGCGGGATGGCGATGGCGAGCAGGGTGATCCCTGCGAGCAGCTCGGTCACGAGGTTCGAGCGGTTCAATCCTGCCAGCGGTCGCTGCACTTGTCCGCTCCCGTCCGTCGAGATCACCGTGTGGCGGTCGCGTTCATGCTGGCATCGCCGATGCGGTCGGCCCTTGCGTTGGTCACCCGCAGTGGGCGATGCCGATCGGTCATTCGTCCGGCGCTGTCGTCCTGGCATCCTGACGCGGGATCACGACCTCGCGGAGGATGATCAGCACCGAGGCGGTGATCGGGATCGCGACGAGCGCGCCCAGCAGGCCCATCAGGGCCGCGCCGATCATCGCCCCCGTGATGACGAGGACTGCGGGGAGCGCCACTGCTCGCCCCATGATGCGGGGTGTCAGGAAGTACGCCTCGAACTGGATGTAGATGAAATACCCGACCAGGAAGACACCGGCCGCCCACGGGCTGACGAACAGGGCGCTCACGCCTCCGATGACGAGGAAGACGAGCGAACCGATCATCGGCACGAGCGTCACGAAGAACGCGACGATCCCGAGGAGCACGGGAATCACGGATCCGATCGCGAGCTGGAGCACGAACACCACGACGGCGTTGAACGAGGACAGCGTTATGCCGCCGGCGACGACTCTGCCGACGGACGTCGTGATCTGGTCGAGAAGCGACGAGAACTGCCCGCGCTGATACGCCGGCCGCATATTCGTCAGCGCGGCCTTCATCATCGGCAGCGATGACACGAAGTAAAGCGTCAGCACCACGACCATCACGGCGCTGGAGATAGCGCCGACGATTCCGAACCCCGCGCGCAGCACACCCCCGGACACCGCGAGGAAGTTCGAGAGATTGGTGACCGAGCGCAGGCCTTCGGCGACGGCCGCAGCCAGGTCGATGCCCAGCGCGGACTCGAGCTGGCGGAACCAGTCGCTGGCCTGGATGGCCTCGAACGCCTCCGGCGCCGCCGTGACGAGATGTGCGAACTGGCGAATGGTCGCGGGAACGATGCTGAGCGCTATCACGACGACCAGGATCAGGAAGGACACCGCGACGATCGTGATGCCCCATCCTCTGCGGATGCCACGGCGCTCGAGTGCCTCGACCGCTGGATCGAGGCCGAGCGCGAGGAAGAGACCCAGGAACACCGTGATCAGCACCGCCGAGATCGACGCGACCGCCGTCGCGAGCGCGACCGCGATGATCACCCCGATCGCCACGGTGAGCCCGGAGATCAGCGGGCGCGCCGGCACCATCCGCACCAGCCGGGAACCTGTCGTCTGGCGCGTCGAAGATGCGTCCGGCTCACCCGACGCCTTCCGTCTGCGCGGAGACCTCACGCTCGCCCCGACCTTCTGCGGACCACCGCGAAGATCAGGCCGCCCACGGAGAGCAAGGCGATCCCGACCAGACCGCCGACCCAGAGCACTGTCCCGTTCATTCCCGTCGCGGGGAGGGCGTGGAAGATGTTCTCGAGCTCGAAGTCCAGTTCGACATCGGCGCGCACGAGGAAGAATCCGACTCGGCTCCCGCTGTCCAACGTGATCAGCCCGATCTCGTCTCCCGATGCGTCGAGAAGCCGCTTCTCATCCGCTCCGCCGTCGTCCGTCTCGGCTATGCCGCACAGGGCACCGGCGGGGAGGATCTCGTACTCGGTCCGATAGTCGTTGCCCTCGTCCAGCACTCGCACGGCTCCGCCGGGGATCTCCACGAGCTCGCGGCCGCTGGCCGGGTCGATGCACTGCACCGTCACCTCGAACGGTCCGGTGCCGCGGGTGGAGGCTCCGCTGCCTGTCACGGTCTTCGACACGACAAGGCTGCCGGTGAGGAACGTATTCGTGGCTGTCACAGTCACGACGTCGCCATCGCCGATCGTCGCAGGGGAGCCGTCGATCGACTGACTGTCCGCGACACCGTCATCCGTCTCCTCGACGGCGCACACGGAGCCGGTGGGGATGCCGTCGATCGTCGCGTCCAGCGGATCATCGCCGCCGAGCATCACGCCCTCGTCGTACACCGTGCGCGGTATCGGCCTGCCGTCGTCGAGCGTGCACGTCACGTGCAGCGTGAAGGGCCCCCCGCCGAAATACTCCGCGCCCGATCCATCGAGCACCTTGCGAAGCTCGAGGCTGCCCGCCTGGAACGTGTTGATCACGTCGATGCTGACGCTCGCGTTCTCCTCCACCGTAACGACGCCGTCGGCCGGTGAGAGCGTCGTCGACCCCGCTCCGCCGTCGTACTGTTCGACGAGCGTGCACACCGCGCCATCGGGCAACCCCTCGTAGATGGTCGTGAAGCCGTTCCCCTCGCTGAGGCGGCGGATCGCGGTGCCGGGCACGTCGAGCTGGATCGTCTCGCCCTGAAGCGTCCAATCGCAGGTCAGCTGCACCAGGAAGGTCGTGCTGCCGAGGTCGGCCCCGGGGCCGGCGACCTGCTTGTCGACGACGATCGCACCGGTGTCGAACCGATTCTCGACGTCCACGGTCACCGCGGCTCCCGGCTCGACGGTGACCACGCCGTCGTCGGGCGAGAGCGTGGTCTCCGAGGCGTTCGCCGCGTCGGTCTCCGATACCTGACACAGCGCACCGTCCGGCAGATCCTCGTACGTCGTCGACAGGCCGGCCGTCCGCGAGAGCGTACGGGTCTCGCCGCCGGGAATGTCGATCGCCGCACCGTTCCAGGTGCACACGAGGGAGACTTGGAAGTCACCGGTCGCCCACTGCTCGCCGTCGCCGGTGATGGTCTTCTCGACCACGATCTCACCGACGTCGAACACGTTGTCGATCGCGACCGTGACCGGCTCGGTGGCATCTCCGACGGTCACGGCGCCGTCGGCGGGGTCCATGACCACGTCGCTCGCTCCACCCGAGTCGGTCTCGGTCACCACACACTCTGCTCCCGGCGGCAGCGCCTCGTAGGTCGTGGTGGCCGTGGCCGGGTCCGTCGTCACCTGGAGCACACGGTCGGCCCCGCCGGGGATGTCGATCACTGTGGCGACTCCGTCGATCGCTGCGGTGCACTCGAGGTGCACCGAGAACGGCGACGTCCCCCACAGGTCGGCAC
It includes:
- a CDS encoding SulP family inorganic anion transporter → MSAPPAQARTRRRLLLLPTLAGYQRSWLVYDLTAGLAAGAVVVPQAMAYATIANLPVQVGLYTCIIPMLVYALLGGSRAMSVSTTSTIATLTATTLVTAGVAAESEDAAGTLMALAMLVGLMLLAARLLRLGSLVENISAATVLGVKIGVGGTVAVGQLPKLLGEDVNPSGEGFFRAIAGAIEAFDRVSWPTVALSIGSVLVIVLCKRFVPRVPGTLVVVVVGIVLVWLTDIEDAGVALIDPIPAGLPVPGIPDLSHVVALIPGALAIAIMVFLESAAVARSIRRTSEPAIDADQELLAVGAANIAGAFFTVLPAAGGFSQSAVNQTAGARTQLATVVTVCLAILVALFLGPAVSLLPQATLAAMVLVAVAGLIDIPLLVRWARISPLDFWVALVVAVLGLTSGLLTAVAAGVVITLILVLRELNVPQLDIVAERGAVLIVLLGRGMYTANALSNERAIIDLVTSRPVPVRTLVLDVRRLSIMTITVLDTLADLDRELAAKGVTLHLAALPEKAVAVAARTAWYQGVASAGRVHTSAEEGLRATE
- a CDS encoding HAD family hydrolase encodes the protein MIESTHLRSWRDTETRRAIESFVESVATGPDAVPAAERVAVFDNDGTLWSEKPMITQLHYVVQQWRAAAEDDPSLAERQPYLAAVSGDLGWLGAAIDKHYGGDDGDLTVILDALVGLTGGMSVEEYAQSVQAFYASAQHPTLKRPYADVVYRPMVELIRYLEHYGFTCYIVSGGERDFMRPMTEANYGIPPERVIGSAYGLTYDEDAAEVRYAASLTFFDDGAQKPIRIWSRIGRRPLFAAGNSNGDMEMMDFARRGPRAGLALLIHHDDDAARGDTPYDSGAEKALGAASERGYTVVSVRDDWASVFPDVAPPDAT
- a CDS encoding GAP family protein, with translation MGPAIGQTLPLALGIAISPVPIIAAVLMLLSPRARTTSVGFLIGWVLGIVIATTVFVLLSQILPGMTEAGSKPILGVIQLLLGTGMLLLAFRQWRGRPGPDDEPHMPKWMQTVDHISFGGAFGLGALLAGVNPKNLLLAASAGATIGSAGLSTGEVTITVAVFTLLAACTVLLPVIGYLVASKSLAGTLDELRVWLSRENAVIMTVLLLVLGVVVIGKGIGSF
- a CDS encoding SHOCT domain-containing protein gives rise to the protein MPFRRMGRPGLIGLAARTAVVAGTASAVSGGMARSQQRKSQEQYEQQQYEAAQQQAQIDAAAQQAAAQYAPPGAAPAAAPAPAAAPAGTDVATQLQQLASLMQSGVLSPDEFAAAKAKLLG
- a CDS encoding DUF6325 family protein, which translates into the protein MTNFRYGPVELHLVGFEGERPDPRTLAALTDLLDSGLVRLLDFIILRKEEDGSTTVVEVEENEKGTGFDELEILSAGIVGEEDIQDFAEQIPSGSSAALIALELAFARTLAESLAAGGGVVLRSERVPAPIVNALLDLVEQEGE
- a CDS encoding SulP family inorganic anion transporter; the protein is MISTDGSGQVQRPLAGLNRSNLVTELLAGITLLAIAIPLNIGYAQIAGLPATAGLYALVVPTVIYALVVSSRQVVASPDAAAAALVASSIGGLAAAGSESYATMALAQAIICGVLFLLLAVFKLGFLANFLSKPILVGFVGGLALDILVSQIAKMLGVKIDSGGEFVEKVAGLVGGLGTANGWSILISVAGVVILLGGRRLMAAVPWALVVMVAATVFVVVTSLDQAGVAVLGEVPAGPPTLTWPVLTWIQWLALVPSAIALTLVTTAEGLLVSRAYGEKRGYPTSPNRDLFAFGLGNIAAGAQGSFAVGSSTSRTAAMDQAGSRTQFPSLVLAVGTLLLLLFGTGLLAEIPSPAIGAIVAVAILPLLGIKDFARLWRQDRFEFVIGAVCFLVTLFIGSIPGILVAFVLSLINIAKRASAPAIDVLSADGDPQDSLLVDAPKGTTTAPGVVVVRMSAPLFFANGAVFTEAIKTAVTAAGPGTVHTVVIDMEAVTDTDVTAAESFESLTEWLSDNGIRLAFSRMRAEARPRLERLGILSGQPVFPTNRAAVLELSDRPSDPAP
- a CDS encoding AI-2E family transporter; its protein translation is MVPARPLISGLTVAIGVIIAVALATAVASISAVLITVFLGLFLALGLDPAVEALERRGIRRGWGITIVAVSFLILVVVIALSIVPATIRQFAHLVTAAPEAFEAIQASDWFRQLESALGIDLAAAVAEGLRSVTNLSNFLAVSGGVLRAGFGIVGAISSAVMVVVLTLYFVSSLPMMKAALTNMRPAYQRGQFSSLLDQITTSVGRVVAGGITLSSFNAVVVFVLQLAIGSVIPVLLGIVAFFVTLVPMIGSLVFLVIGGVSALFVSPWAAGVFLVGYFIYIQFEAYFLTPRIMGRAVALPAVLVITGAMIGAALMGLLGALVAIPITASVLIILREVVIPRQDARTTAPDE